A stretch of the Chloroflexota bacterium genome encodes the following:
- a CDS encoding DUF72 domain-containing protein: MIYVGTSGYSYDDWVGPYYPQNLGKSKWLDFYAREFNTTEINFTFYRLPNPYTIAAMERKTPAGFVFTVKASQELTHQREDIAAAVNSFLRGIQPLVEADKLGCILAQFPFSFHATSENQAYLAKLRELMGDVPLVIEFRNREWLTDEAFDFLRQHELGFCCVDEPRLKGLMPPIAIATSKVAYVRFHGRNAKKWWQHAQAWERYDYTYSEEELQEWTPKIKELDAAAEKTFVFANNHWQAQAVGTARQLRMLLK, encoded by the coding sequence GTGATCTACGTTGGCACGAGTGGTTACAGTTATGATGACTGGGTAGGACCCTATTACCCGCAAAATCTGGGTAAGAGTAAATGGCTCGATTTCTACGCCCGGGAGTTCAACACTACCGAGATCAATTTCACTTTTTATCGCCTGCCCAATCCGTACACCATTGCCGCAATGGAACGCAAAACTCCCGCTGGCTTTGTCTTCACCGTCAAGGCCAGCCAGGAATTAACGCACCAACGTGAAGATATCGCTGCGGCCGTCAACTCTTTTCTTCGAGGCATTCAGCCTCTCGTGGAGGCTGACAAGTTAGGATGCATCCTGGCCCAATTTCCCTTTTCCTTCCACGCCACATCTGAAAACCAGGCCTACCTGGCAAAATTACGGGAGTTGATGGGCGATGTCCCCCTAGTCATCGAATTTCGTAACCGCGAGTGGCTGACCGATGAGGCTTTCGATTTTCTGCGCCAGCATGAACTAGGCTTTTGCTGCGTGGACGAACCCCGACTGAAGGGCCTCATGCCACCAATCGCCATAGCCACGAGTAAGGTGGCCTACGTGCGCTTCCACGGTCGCAATGCCAAGAAGTGGTGGCAACATGCACAGGCCTGGGAACGTTACGATTACACCTACTCCGAGGAAGAACTTCAGGAGTGGACGCCTAAAATCAAGGAACTGGATGCGGCGGCCGAAAAAACCTTTGTCTTTGCCAATAACCATTGGCAGGCCCAGGCGGTGGGCACGGCACGACAACTGCGGATGCTTTTGAAGTGA
- a CDS encoding S1 RNA-binding domain-containing protein, which produces MSQVSSLERLRAYLQAVYTSFEKTPPQAVLQVNARNQPQAKNVEEQSADAQAEVGISEKNEMSGQEPADLHINDPQQQTDFPTPAEEQANVWDIFQMHFEHGDILEGRVVNWNRGGLLVNVNQRQGFVPASHLVSMPHTSDVAQRENYLAAQVGKNLRLRIIELDRQRDRLVLSERACGITPREELALLDRISPGDRCRGLISNICNFGAFVDLGGVDGLIHISELSWQRIHHPSEILQVGDEVEAYVLSVDREHKRIALSLKRLRPDPWAQLEERYHVGQVVQGTITNVVSFGAFARLEEGLEGLIHISELAEGNFLHPRNVVHEGDVVLVRIISMDPVNHRLGLSMRQVHQGATPNLRGDHIERDVNAV; this is translated from the coding sequence ATGTCACAAGTAAGCAGCCTTGAACGTTTACGCGCCTACCTTCAGGCAGTGTATACATCTTTTGAGAAAACCCCGCCCCAAGCAGTACTGCAGGTTAACGCAAGGAACCAACCGCAAGCCAAAAACGTTGAGGAGCAAAGCGCCGATGCGCAGGCCGAGGTAGGGATATCCGAGAAAAACGAAATGTCCGGGCAGGAGCCCGCCGATCTCCACATAAACGACCCCCAGCAACAGACGGACTTTCCAACACCCGCCGAAGAACAGGCGAACGTATGGGATATCTTCCAGATGCATTTTGAGCACGGCGATATATTGGAAGGTCGGGTAGTCAACTGGAACCGGGGGGGATTGCTGGTCAACGTAAACCAACGACAAGGATTTGTTCCCGCATCGCATCTGGTTAGCATGCCCCACACGTCTGATGTAGCGCAGCGAGAGAATTACCTGGCAGCACAGGTAGGAAAAAACTTGCGCCTGCGGATCATCGAATTGGACAGGCAACGCGACCGTCTGGTGCTCTCCGAGCGAGCCTGTGGCATCACCCCGCGGGAAGAACTCGCTCTACTTGATCGCATTTCTCCTGGTGATCGTTGCCGTGGCTTGATCAGCAATATCTGTAACTTCGGTGCTTTCGTTGATCTGGGTGGCGTAGATGGCTTGATCCACATCTCAGAACTTTCCTGGCAACGCATCCATCACCCCAGTGAGATATTGCAGGTGGGTGACGAGGTAGAAGCCTATGTGCTCAGCGTGGATCGGGAACACAAGCGCATTGCGCTGAGCCTCAAGCGCCTGCGCCCTGACCCCTGGGCGCAGTTAGAGGAGCGTTATCACGTCGGTCAGGTAGTACAGGGTACCATCACCAATGTGGTGAGTTTCGGTGCATTCGCGCGTTTGGAGGAGGGGTTGGAAGGGCTCATCCATATCTCTGAATTAGCTGAAGGAAATTTCTTGCATCCCCGGAACGTCGTTCACGAGGGCGATGTTGTGCTGGTTCGCATTATTAGCATGGACCCGGTAAACCACCGCCTGGGCCTGAGCATGCGGCAGGTTCATCAAGGGGCAACCCCGAATTTGCGTGGGGATCACATTGAGCGTGATGTGAATGCGGTGTAG
- a CDS encoding metallopeptidase family protein has protein sequence MNKAEFERLVSEALDSLPPHFREKLSNVAVVVEWWPTPAELRQAGLHPSGMLFGLYQGVPLTQRGRGYNLVPPDRIVIYQGPIEIYHRRPEAIREQVRRTVMHEIAHHFGISDERLHELGV, from the coding sequence ATGAACAAGGCGGAGTTTGAACGACTGGTAAGTGAAGCACTGGATTCTTTGCCACCCCATTTCCGAGAGAAGTTGAGTAATGTGGCTGTGGTAGTCGAGTGGTGGCCTACGCCGGCGGAGTTGAGGCAAGCGGGTCTTCATCCCTCGGGAATGCTTTTTGGTTTGTACCAGGGCGTCCCCCTAACCCAGCGGGGCCGAGGTTACAATTTAGTCCCGCCCGATCGCATTGTCATCTATCAGGGACCTATTGAGATCTATCACCGTCGGCCAGAAGCCATCCGGGAACAGGTTCGGCGGACAGTAATGCATGAGATAGCCCACCATTTTGGCATTAGCGATGAACGACTGCACGAACTGGGGGTGTAA
- a CDS encoding YebC/PmpR family DNA-binding transcriptional regulator — protein MSGHSKWSTIKRKKGVQDAKRGQLFTKLGREIEIAARDGGGDPSANFRLRLVIDKARQANMPKENIERAIKRGTGELKGAALEEVRYEGYGPEGTAFIVEVVTDNRNRAVADVRRVFTRHGGNLGETGCVAWLFDHRGYFSIDAGNDDPEAIALDAIDAGAEDVRVDNSLVEVFTTVDKFKSVKEELERRNIKYDSAELAYIPKTMVRLDEKATIQNMRLIDALEELEDVQGVFSNLEIPDDIMEKYEAAA, from the coding sequence ATGTCTGGACATTCGAAGTGGTCTACGATCAAGCGGAAGAAGGGCGTTCAAGACGCCAAGCGCGGGCAGTTGTTCACCAAACTCGGGCGGGAGATCGAGATTGCTGCCCGTGACGGCGGCGGTGACCCTTCGGCCAACTTTCGCTTGCGCCTGGTCATAGACAAAGCTCGTCAGGCCAACATGCCTAAGGAGAACATCGAGCGGGCTATCAAACGCGGCACCGGCGAACTGAAGGGTGCAGCGCTGGAGGAAGTCCGCTACGAAGGCTATGGTCCTGAAGGCACTGCCTTCATCGTCGAGGTAGTAACCGATAACCGCAATCGTGCGGTCGCCGATGTGCGACGCGTCTTCACCCGACATGGGGGCAACTTGGGTGAAACCGGCTGTGTGGCCTGGCTCTTCGACCACCGAGGGTATTTCAGCATTGACGCCGGCAACGACGACCCGGAAGCCATCGCCTTGGACGCCATTGATGCTGGGGCTGAGGATGTCAGGGTAGACAACAGCCTGGTTGAGGTTTTCACCACGGTGGACAAGTTCAAATCCGTCAAAGAAGAGTTGGAGCGTCGCAATATCAAGTACGACTCAGCGGAATTGGCCTACATCCCCAAGACGATGGTGCGATTAGACGAGAAAGCCACCATCCAGAACATGCGCCTCATTGACGCCCTAGAAGAATTAGAGGACGTCCAAGGGGTTTTCTCGAACCTGGAAATTCCTGACGACATCATGGAGAAGTACGAGGCAGCCGCCTGA
- a CDS encoding dodecin domain-containing protein, producing the protein MPVVKVIELIGESPTSWEEAANNAVKEAAKTVRGIRGVEVVGWTAVVQNGKITSYRANVKVAFVVEEVRA; encoded by the coding sequence ATGCCGGTGGTGAAGGTCATTGAACTCATTGGCGAGTCACCGACCAGTTGGGAGGAGGCGGCCAACAACGCGGTGAAAGAGGCAGCCAAGACCGTACGCGGCATCCGCGGCGTGGAGGTAGTTGGCTGGACAGCCGTTGTGCAGAACGGCAAGATTACTTCCTATCGCGCTAACGTAAAGGTCGCCTTCGTGGTAGAGGAGGTGCGGGCCTAA
- the ruvC gene encoding crossover junction endodeoxyribonuclease RuvC: MVVLGIDPGLATTGYGVVAEAGGDLQLITYGTFTTRAGDPLAARLQQIYRDLQAIVAEYKPTAAAVEEIFFAKNARTAFAVGQARGVVLLALADAGLWPVEYTPLQVKEAVVGYGRATKDQVQAMVKVLLGLDAVPQPDDAADALAVAICHLHSHAFQNLACEE, translated from the coding sequence ATGGTGGTGTTGGGGATAGACCCCGGCTTGGCCACTACGGGCTATGGAGTTGTGGCTGAAGCCGGAGGTGACTTACAGCTGATCACATACGGTACATTCACGACGCGAGCGGGTGATCCGCTCGCTGCTCGTCTACAACAGATTTACCGCGACCTGCAGGCTATTGTTGCAGAGTATAAGCCAACTGCCGCAGCGGTGGAAGAGATCTTCTTCGCCAAGAATGCGCGGACGGCTTTCGCAGTGGGCCAGGCGCGCGGTGTGGTATTATTGGCCTTGGCGGATGCAGGACTCTGGCCCGTGGAGTACACCCCTTTGCAAGTCAAAGAGGCAGTGGTCGGTTATGGCCGGGCGACGAAAGACCAAGTGCAAGCCATGGTGAAGGTGCTCCTCGGCCTGGATGCCGTGCCCCAGCCGGACGATGCAGCGGATGCTTTGGCTGTGGCGATCTGCCACTTGCATTCACATGCTTTCCAGAACTTGGCCTGTGAGGAATGA
- a CDS encoding DNA translocase FtsK translates to MARRKPETNEQPMITPSAPAPQREIAGLALIALGTVTLLALSAVSRGALSDWWAGFLRRIFGWGAPVIALTLLALGGLLLWPPYRRPKVPWPAVIGLEVVFVALLGVLHLLGSRANPVALPLDGGRGGYVGWAVAYFPTKALGWGLALLMLLAVVLTMLFAMAPASAAEIVRRIRTGWERALTAYRLWRESRSAITGEAPPIVGPPPRERKGVRVKRIVRTEPEKAAPQTKERPRRAPAPRDKRLPPLDLLEQYAPKSLSESEIRRRARIIEETLESFGAPGKVVEINRGPTVTQFGVEPGFVERRLQNGEVAERKIRVSKILSLADDLALALAAAPIRIEAPVPGRSVIGIEVPNSDLSLVSLRSVMESEVFQKIDSNLRIALGQDVSGNPVAADLASMPHLLIAGATGSGKSVCINSIIACLLFNNTPDDVRMIMVDPKMVELTNFNGIPHLIAPVITEVEEVVRALKWVTQEMDSRYRTFALRGVRNLDIYNQMASRKGWDKLPNIVIFIDELADLMLVSPDDVEWAICRIAQLARATGIHLVLATQRPSVEVVTGLIKANFPARISFAVTSQVDSRVVLDTGGAEKLLGRGDMLYMASDSSKLMRLQGCYVSDAELARLVNFWREHVEWIGPPARRETAPWQSADLEGEESDELLEDAIQLLRGRDRVSVSFLQRRLHIGYPRAARLMDILEHKGIVGPDEGAGRSREVLLPLGENPEPDE, encoded by the coding sequence ATGGCACGCAGGAAACCTGAAACGAACGAACAACCCATGATAACCCCTAGTGCCCCAGCACCGCAGCGCGAGATTGCAGGACTGGCGCTGATTGCCTTAGGCACTGTAACATTGCTAGCACTGTCGGCTGTCAGCCGGGGTGCGCTGAGCGACTGGTGGGCGGGCTTCTTGCGGCGCATTTTCGGGTGGGGTGCTCCCGTCATAGCGTTGACGTTGCTGGCTTTGGGCGGGTTGTTACTCTGGCCACCGTACCGGCGTCCAAAAGTGCCGTGGCCAGCAGTAATCGGCCTAGAGGTGGTGTTCGTCGCCCTGCTAGGTGTGCTCCATCTCTTGGGTAGCAGGGCGAATCCAGTTGCTTTGCCACTAGATGGTGGCCGGGGCGGCTATGTAGGGTGGGCAGTGGCTTACTTCCCCACGAAGGCATTGGGTTGGGGGCTGGCGTTACTAATGCTATTAGCCGTCGTGCTGACGATGTTATTTGCGATGGCACCGGCGAGCGCTGCGGAGATCGTCCGACGGATCCGAACAGGCTGGGAGCGAGCGCTGACGGCCTATCGCCTGTGGCGGGAGAGCCGGAGTGCTATTACTGGCGAAGCACCACCAATCGTTGGGCCACCCCCACGAGAGCGAAAAGGCGTTCGTGTCAAGCGAATCGTCAGGACTGAGCCAGAGAAGGCTGCTCCACAGACAAAGGAGCGCCCTCGACGGGCCCCTGCGCCGCGAGATAAGCGCCTCCCCCCACTGGACCTATTGGAGCAGTACGCACCCAAATCTCTCAGTGAGAGCGAGATCCGGCGTCGGGCACGCATTATAGAGGAAACCCTCGAAAGTTTTGGAGCTCCTGGCAAGGTGGTAGAGATTAACCGTGGGCCCACAGTGACCCAATTCGGCGTCGAACCCGGTTTCGTGGAGCGCCGATTGCAAAATGGCGAGGTGGCTGAACGGAAGATCCGGGTGAGTAAGATCCTCTCCCTGGCCGATGACTTGGCATTAGCACTGGCAGCAGCACCTATTCGCATCGAGGCACCTGTGCCTGGCCGATCTGTGATAGGCATTGAGGTTCCCAACTCCGACCTATCACTCGTCTCATTGCGCAGCGTGATGGAGTCCGAGGTATTTCAGAAGATTGACTCCAACTTACGCATTGCCTTGGGGCAAGATGTTTCTGGTAATCCCGTTGCCGCTGATCTGGCTTCTATGCCCCACCTCCTCATCGCAGGAGCCACTGGCTCGGGCAAGTCGGTGTGCATCAATTCTATCATTGCTTGCCTGCTCTTCAACAACACGCCTGACGATGTGCGCATGATCATGGTGGATCCCAAGATGGTCGAACTGACCAACTTCAACGGCATCCCCCATTTGATCGCCCCAGTCATCACTGAGGTAGAGGAAGTCGTGCGGGCGCTCAAATGGGTTACGCAGGAGATGGACAGCCGCTATCGCACGTTCGCGCTGCGTGGCGTGCGCAACTTGGATATATATAACCAGATGGCATCTCGAAAAGGCTGGGATAAATTGCCGAACATCGTCATCTTCATTGACGAGTTGGCGGATTTAATGCTTGTATCTCCCGATGATGTGGAATGGGCGATATGTCGCATCGCCCAATTGGCGCGGGCGACTGGCATACATCTCGTGTTGGCCACCCAACGCCCCTCTGTGGAAGTGGTCACCGGCCTCATCAAAGCCAACTTCCCCGCTCGCATTAGTTTCGCTGTCACCTCACAGGTAGACTCGCGAGTGGTGTTAGACACAGGTGGAGCGGAGAAACTGCTCGGACGCGGGGATATGCTGTACATGGCTTCTGATTCCAGCAAACTGATGCGGCTACAGGGATGCTATGTCTCAGACGCGGAATTGGCTCGGCTGGTGAATTTCTGGCGTGAGCACGTGGAATGGATTGGGCCTCCAGCGCGACGGGAAACAGCGCCATGGCAGAGTGCGGATTTGGAGGGGGAAGAAAGCGACGAATTGCTGGAGGATGCGATTCAGTTGTTGCGTGGTCGGGATCGGGTTTCCGTCTCCTTCCTCCAGCGACGCTTGCACATTGGCTATCCGCGCGCGGCGCGACTTATGGACATCCTGGAGCACAAGGGTATCGTGGGACCAGACGAAGGTGCAGGGCGCTCACGGGAGGTGTTATTGCCACTGGGGGAAAACCCCGAACCTGATGAGTGA
- the ruvA gene encoding Holliday junction branch migration protein RuvA, with product MISILRGHLVGKGDGFVIVDVGGIGFRVHVPLSLLDRLGPPGREITLYTHLHVRENEIALFGCSTEEEQALFEMLLGVPGIGPKVALGILSHVSPETLREIIAQGDMAALRRIPGIGKKTAERLMLDLKDKLGGRWEVSPVPMITGADAEVIAALTALGYSVAEARAALSAIPEGELPLEERVRAALQYFAREPIVPGGGVR from the coding sequence ATGATTTCCATCCTGCGGGGACACTTAGTCGGCAAAGGGGATGGTTTCGTCATTGTGGACGTCGGCGGAATCGGCTTTCGCGTGCACGTTCCTCTCTCGCTCCTGGACCGGCTCGGACCACCCGGCCGAGAGATCACGCTTTACACCCATCTGCACGTACGGGAGAATGAGATCGCCCTCTTTGGTTGCTCCACGGAAGAAGAGCAAGCCCTTTTTGAGATGCTGTTAGGCGTCCCGGGTATCGGGCCCAAAGTGGCCCTCGGCATCCTAAGTCACGTCTCGCCGGAGACCTTGCGCGAAATCATCGCGCAGGGCGACATGGCGGCGTTACGTCGCATCCCGGGCATCGGCAAGAAGACAGCCGAGCGACTCATGCTCGACCTGAAAGATAAGTTGGGTGGCAGGTGGGAGGTCTCACCTGTGCCCATGATCACCGGGGCAGATGCAGAGGTCATCGCTGCCCTCACCGCATTGGGCTACAGCGTTGCGGAGGCCCGCGCTGCTCTCAGCGCCATTCCAGAAGGGGAGTTGCCCTTGGAGGAGAGGGTACGGGCAGCACTCCAATACTTCGCCCGTGAGCCGATCGTTCCTGGCGGAGGTGTCAGATGA